One Paucidesulfovibrio gracilis DSM 16080 DNA window includes the following coding sequences:
- a CDS encoding cobyric acid synthase, with the protein MKPLTCGKIDTSGAERYAHGGDVRVLAQHAGCEVRELDDFSASLNPLGPPSWLERELARAALDVTAYPDPTSRDVCLAACELYKVWPTQVCAGNGASGLFPVAVRAAVRDGFQRAVIPAPSYADYERACELAGMRTEFFPLDPEQGFAPDFRELESRLNAPALIFLCSPNNPTGNVLDATRVRELAESHPQCRFLVDESFADFVPGMDRLVRKRPDNLLVIHSLTKFFAIPGLRLGLAFGAPELILPLQKSQPEWSVNVAAQRVGASALRDLPYQAATRAEVQRLREDLELGLGFVPGIRVFPSQANFLLCRIERLGQNVRPLFEKLLSQRIAIRPCANFRGLDDRYFRVAVRTREQNQRLCNALEVYFGLRKPTRVVKKRRTPAIMLQGTCSNAGKSVLAAALCRIFLQDGLSVAPFKAQNMSLNSFVTRDGREMGRAQVTQAMACRLEPDARMNPVLLKPGSDTGSQVIVNGRPVGNMNVGEYVRYKPRAFEQVQQAYDSLAAEHDVIVIEGAGSPAEINLKAHDIVNMKMAEYADANVLLVGDIDRGGVFAALVGTMDLLDEPERRRVAGYVLNRFRGDPRLLDPALSSMVTMTGKEVLGVVPYIHNLGLPEEDSVSFKAGEHGISVAKHETTVDVACIDLGHISNFNDLDPLQQEPDVTLRVVRTPHELGQPDAVILPGSKSTVADMRQLKGAGMLAALRALPETTILVGICGGFQMLGTQIADPLGLESGEPGPENIVDGFGFLDLRTALAPEKTLQRTLGTHLPSGHGVFGYEIHHGRTQPLSQNVVPVLRDTHGNDLGYGLPSGRVWGTYLHGVFDDDGFRRWFVNHLRGIRGLEPLHADLGADFGLETALDHLAAVVREHLDMPAIYRSLGFAEQASLLR; encoded by the coding sequence ATGAAGCCACTCACCTGCGGAAAAATCGACACCAGCGGCGCGGAACGCTACGCCCACGGAGGCGATGTCCGTGTTTTGGCCCAGCACGCAGGCTGCGAGGTGCGGGAGCTGGACGATTTTTCCGCCAGCCTCAACCCGCTCGGCCCGCCCTCCTGGCTGGAACGCGAGCTGGCCCGGGCCGCTCTGGACGTCACAGCCTATCCGGACCCCACCAGCCGGGACGTGTGCCTGGCTGCCTGTGAGCTATACAAAGTGTGGCCCACCCAGGTCTGCGCGGGCAACGGAGCATCCGGGCTGTTTCCCGTGGCCGTGCGTGCCGCAGTCCGGGACGGCTTTCAGCGGGCGGTTATCCCCGCCCCCAGCTATGCGGATTATGAACGGGCTTGTGAACTGGCCGGCATGCGGACAGAATTTTTTCCCCTGGACCCGGAACAAGGTTTTGCTCCGGACTTTCGCGAACTGGAATCGCGCCTGAACGCCCCGGCCCTGATCTTTCTCTGCTCTCCCAACAATCCCACCGGGAACGTGCTGGACGCGACCCGGGTGCGTGAGTTGGCCGAATCCCATCCCCAATGCCGATTCCTGGTGGATGAGAGCTTCGCGGATTTCGTTCCCGGCATGGACCGCCTTGTGCGGAAACGGCCCGACAACCTGCTGGTCATCCATTCCCTGACCAAATTTTTCGCCATCCCTGGCCTGCGCCTGGGGCTGGCCTTTGGCGCGCCGGAATTGATCCTGCCGTTGCAGAAGTCCCAGCCGGAATGGAGCGTCAACGTGGCGGCCCAGCGGGTGGGAGCCAGCGCCCTGCGCGATTTGCCCTACCAAGCCGCGACCCGGGCCGAGGTGCAGCGCCTGCGGGAGGATCTGGAACTGGGCCTTGGGTTCGTGCCGGGCATTCGGGTATTCCCCTCCCAGGCCAATTTCCTGCTCTGCCGCATCGAACGCCTGGGGCAAAACGTGCGCCCCCTGTTTGAAAAACTCCTCTCCCAGCGCATTGCCATCCGGCCCTGCGCCAATTTCCGGGGATTGGACGACCGCTACTTCCGCGTGGCCGTGCGCACCCGCGAACAAAACCAACGCCTCTGCAACGCCCTGGAAGTCTATTTCGGCCTACGCAAGCCCACGCGCGTGGTCAAAAAGCGCCGCACCCCGGCCATTATGCTGCAAGGCACCTGTTCCAATGCAGGAAAAAGCGTGCTGGCCGCGGCCCTGTGCCGCATCTTTCTGCAGGATGGACTGTCCGTGGCCCCGTTCAAGGCGCAAAATATGTCCCTGAATTCCTTCGTCACCCGTGACGGACGGGAGATGGGCCGCGCCCAGGTCACCCAGGCCATGGCCTGCCGCCTGGAACCTGATGCGCGCATGAATCCGGTACTGCTCAAACCCGGCAGCGACACCGGTTCCCAGGTCATCGTCAATGGACGGCCCGTGGGCAACATGAATGTCGGCGAATACGTGCGCTACAAACCCCGGGCCTTTGAACAGGTCCAGCAGGCGTATGACTCCCTGGCCGCGGAACACGACGTCATCGTCATCGAGGGCGCGGGCAGCCCGGCTGAGATCAATCTCAAGGCCCATGACATCGTGAACATGAAAATGGCCGAATACGCGGACGCCAACGTGCTGCTCGTGGGCGACATCGACCGGGGCGGGGTGTTCGCGGCCCTGGTGGGCACCATGGACCTGCTCGACGAACCCGAACGCCGACGCGTTGCCGGGTACGTGCTGAACCGCTTTCGGGGCGACCCCCGCCTGCTGGATCCGGCCCTCTCCTCCATGGTCACCATGACCGGCAAGGAAGTGCTCGGCGTGGTCCCCTACATCCACAACCTGGGCCTGCCCGAAGAGGATTCCGTCTCCTTCAAGGCCGGCGAACACGGCATCAGCGTGGCCAAACACGAAACCACCGTGGATGTGGCCTGCATCGACCTGGGACACATTTCCAATTTCAACGATCTTGACCCCCTGCAACAGGAACCGGACGTGACCCTGCGCGTCGTACGCACGCCTCACGAACTGGGACAACCCGATGCCGTGATCCTGCCCGGCAGCAAAAGCACCGTGGCCGACATGCGCCAACTCAAAGGCGCGGGCATGCTCGCGGCCCTGCGCGCCCTGCCGGAAACCACGATCCTCGTGGGCATCTGCGGGGGATTCCAGATGCTTGGTACGCAGATCGCGGACCCCTTGGGCCTGGAAAGTGGGGAACCCGGCCCGGAAAATATCGTGGATGGCTTCGGCTTTCTCGACCTGCGCACGGCCCTGGCTCCCGAAAAAACCCTGCAACGCACCCTGGGAACGCATCTGCCCTCGGGACACGGCGTGTTCGGCTATGAAATTCATCACGGACGAACACAGCCCCTTTCCCAAAACGTGGTCCCCGTGCTGCGGGACACCCACGGTAACGACCTGGGCTACGGCCTGCCCTCGGGCCGCGTCTGGGGAACCTACCTGCACGGCGTGTTCGACGATGACGGATTCCGGCGCTGGTTCGTGAACCACCTGCGCGGCATTCGCGGACTCGAACCGCTGCACGCGGACCTGGGCGCGGACTTTGGCCTGGAAACAGCCCTGGACCACCTGGCCGCCGTGGTGCGTGAACACCTGGACATGCCCGCAATATACCGTTCCCTTGGATTCGCCGAACAGGCCAGCCTGCTGCGCTGA
- a CDS encoding protein kinase domain-containing protein — protein sequence MNIGKYKILGRLGRGGMGVVYKAEQPVTGRIVALKLCRPADILLDIAGADRIRQLFLEEARAMGRARHPNIASVLDTGEHPLPGIGTMPFFTMEYFCNNLGLVLGEEYEAQQHTRLLAVPRALDICRQTLEALRRMHHDGMIHRDVKPFNIMLTDEGRVVLIDFGLSRLRGEEPTARPRGMVVGSPFYAAPEQEADPEQADARADLYSVGVLLYRALTGQLPGSSLPSVSPLREELDTHWDAAFATLLHPDPAKRPQTAGHAQALLHGLEAHWRQHRTEVCALHDPALPAPSGPPRARPARVRPKQALEFFRLDPLWRPRHSTANRIEPLDHTDGALLDRATGLLWQGRGSEFPLDYAQAQEYVAQLRSVRSAGRDGWRLPTVDELATLFLDRAEPGSFCLDPAFGSDKARLWSADQASYTAAWYVDADMGFVGRQDHTCAFYVRAVCAMKSA from the coding sequence ATGAACATTGGAAAGTATAAAATTCTAGGACGATTGGGCCGTGGCGGCATGGGCGTGGTCTACAAGGCTGAACAGCCGGTCACGGGCCGCATCGTGGCGCTGAAGCTCTGCCGCCCCGCAGACATCCTCCTGGATATTGCCGGAGCCGACCGCATCCGCCAGTTGTTTTTGGAGGAGGCCCGGGCCATGGGACGGGCGCGCCATCCCAATATCGCGTCCGTGCTGGATACCGGGGAACATCCGCTTCCCGGCATCGGGACCATGCCCTTTTTTACCATGGAATATTTCTGCAACAATCTTGGGCTGGTCCTGGGTGAGGAATACGAAGCCCAGCAACACACCCGGCTCCTGGCCGTACCCCGCGCCCTGGACATCTGCCGCCAAACCCTCGAAGCCCTGCGCCGGATGCATCATGACGGCATGATCCACCGGGACGTGAAACCGTTCAACATCATGCTCACGGACGAAGGGCGCGTCGTGCTCATTGACTTCGGACTTTCCCGTTTGCGCGGGGAGGAACCAACGGCGCGGCCTCGCGGCATGGTCGTGGGGTCGCCGTTTTATGCGGCCCCGGAGCAGGAGGCCGACCCGGAGCAGGCGGACGCCCGTGCGGACCTCTATTCCGTGGGCGTCCTGCTCTATCGCGCCCTTACCGGACAGCTGCCCGGATCCTCGCTCCCCTCGGTTTCCCCACTGCGTGAGGAGCTGGATACGCATTGGGACGCCGCGTTTGCGACCCTTTTACACCCTGATCCCGCAAAACGACCACAAACCGCTGGCCACGCCCAAGCCCTGCTGCACGGCCTTGAAGCGCATTGGCGGCAACACCGCACCGAGGTCTGCGCGCTCCACGACCCGGCCCTGCCTGCACCGTCCGGCCCGCCCCGCGCCCGGCCCGCCCGGGTGCGGCCCAAGCAGGCTCTGGAATTTTTCCGGCTGGATCCGCTTTGGCGTCCCCGGCACTCCACGGCCAATCGCATCGAACCCCTGGACCACACGGACGGGGCGCTCCTGGACCGCGCCACAGGCCTGCTCTGGCAGGGCCGGGGAAGCGAATTCCCTCTGGATTACGCCCAGGCCCAGGAATACGTGGCTCAACTGCGTTCCGTACGTTCCGCCGGTCGGGACGGGTGGCGGCTGCCCACCGTTGACGAACTCGCGACCCTGTTTCTGGATCGGGCCGAACCCGGCTCCTTTTGCCTGGATCCCGCCTTTGGTTCGGACAAGGCCCGGCTCTGGAGCGCGGACCAGGCCTCGTATACAGCGGCATGGTACGTGGATGCGGATATGGGATTCGTGGGGCGGCAGGATCACACCTGCGCCTTTTACGTTCGCGCTGTTTGCGCTATGAAGTCGGCATGA
- a CDS encoding hybrid sensor histidine kinase/response regulator: MANDNAPSSSGGQSALLIALVYAACGFLWILLSDRAVELIISDPGMLGLVQTYKGWFFVFATAALLYVLVRSLFNRVIRAQRTLHMQTGYLLDVMRRLPLAVQGYDEERRVVLWNESSEKLYGYTEEEALGRRLEDLIIPPELRDVVVENVTRWISEDTVIPSEELTLSRKDGRDAEVFSSHIMIREPEGRRIMFCLDVDLGFLKSVQRELEEKERMLRLTLEGTNDGIWDYHLDTGEVRCSPRWARMMGFDPMAVERQGCRFAEGIHPEDRDSARRAMEDYLQDRSPEYSTKFRLRHQDGSWRWIYSRGQVVERDSMGNPLRMVGAHTDITELKQIQQNLREAMERAEHASQAKSEFLANMSHEIRTPLNGLMGMLQLMAMDETLNPENREYLETALSSGRSLLSIIGDVLDFSKLDAGVMDVAREPFELADVLETVMANFLVPAEDKELMLELEVAPGVPRFLLGDAGRLRQILFNLVGNALKFTDKGSIKISVSPLLSLPDTARVLFVVQDTGIGIPDDRIEDMFGAFTQVDGSYARRFQGTGLGLGIVRRLVQLLGGGVTVDSELGQGTAFYVNLPFGRLAPGERPEQRQVKECPMPDCSLQVLIAEDDRVNLILAQKMVERLGHTVTTAMNGMEAVEKLRKQPFDCILMDVQMPIMDGLSATKAIREDEALGAMRRIPIIALTAHAMAGHKAKFLAAGMDGYLSKPVDMDALNRTLCQFQNELRSA; this comes from the coding sequence CTCATCGCCCTGGTTTACGCGGCGTGCGGATTCCTTTGGATTCTGCTCTCGGACCGCGCCGTGGAACTGATCATTTCGGATCCGGGTATGCTCGGCCTCGTGCAGACGTACAAAGGCTGGTTCTTTGTATTCGCCACGGCCGCGCTGTTGTATGTGCTTGTGCGAAGCTTGTTCAACAGGGTTATCCGTGCGCAGCGGACCCTGCACATGCAAACCGGGTACCTGCTCGACGTGATGCGCCGCTTGCCCCTGGCCGTGCAGGGCTATGACGAAGAACGACGCGTAGTGCTTTGGAACGAATCCAGCGAAAAGCTCTACGGGTATACGGAAGAGGAGGCTCTGGGCCGCCGCCTGGAGGATTTGATCATCCCGCCGGAACTCCGCGATGTCGTGGTGGAAAACGTCACCCGCTGGATCAGCGAGGATACGGTCATTCCTTCCGAGGAACTGACGCTCAGCCGCAAGGATGGCCGCGACGCCGAAGTTTTTTCCTCCCACATCATGATCCGCGAGCCGGAGGGCCGTCGGATCATGTTCTGCCTGGACGTGGACCTGGGGTTTCTCAAGTCGGTGCAGCGCGAACTGGAGGAAAAGGAGCGCATGCTCCGGCTCACGCTGGAAGGTACCAACGACGGAATATGGGATTATCATCTGGACACGGGCGAGGTTCGGTGCAGCCCTCGTTGGGCCAGGATGATGGGATTTGATCCCATGGCGGTGGAACGGCAGGGTTGCCGCTTTGCCGAGGGCATTCACCCCGAGGACCGGGACAGTGCGCGCCGGGCCATGGAAGACTACCTGCAGGACCGCTCACCCGAATATTCCACAAAATTCCGGCTGCGCCACCAAGACGGCTCCTGGCGATGGATCTACTCCCGAGGGCAGGTGGTGGAGCGCGACTCCATGGGCAATCCCCTGCGCATGGTCGGCGCGCATACGGATATCACCGAGCTGAAGCAGATCCAGCAAAATCTGCGGGAAGCCATGGAACGCGCCGAACATGCCTCCCAAGCCAAGAGCGAATTCCTGGCCAACATGAGCCATGAAATCCGCACTCCGCTGAACGGGCTTATGGGCATGCTGCAACTCATGGCCATGGACGAAACCCTGAACCCGGAAAACCGGGAGTATTTGGAAACCGCCCTTTCCTCGGGCCGGAGCCTGCTTTCCATCATCGGCGATGTGCTGGACTTTTCCAAGCTGGATGCCGGTGTCATGGACGTGGCCCGGGAGCCGTTCGAACTGGCCGACGTTCTGGAAACCGTCATGGCCAATTTCCTTGTTCCCGCTGAGGACAAGGAACTCATGTTGGAATTGGAGGTTGCACCTGGTGTTCCGCGTTTCCTTCTGGGCGATGCCGGGCGGTTGCGCCAAATCCTGTTCAACCTCGTGGGCAATGCGCTCAAGTTCACGGACAAGGGATCGATCAAAATTTCTGTTTCCCCGCTGTTGAGCCTGCCGGATACGGCGCGGGTGCTCTTCGTGGTGCAGGACACGGGCATCGGCATTCCCGATGACCGGATTGAGGACATGTTCGGGGCGTTCACCCAGGTGGACGGCTCCTATGCCCGCCGTTTCCAGGGAACGGGTCTGGGCCTGGGCATTGTCCGGCGGTTGGTGCAGTTGCTGGGCGGCGGTGTGACCGTGGATTCGGAATTGGGACAGGGTACGGCCTTTTACGTCAACCTGCCCTTTGGGCGGTTGGCCCCTGGGGAGCGCCCCGAACAGCGCCAGGTCAAGGAATGCCCCATGCCGGACTGCTCCTTGCAGGTGCTCATTGCCGAGGACGACCGCGTCAACCTGATCCTGGCCCAAAAAATGGTGGAACGCCTGGGGCATACCGTCACCACGGCCATGAACGGGATGGAGGCCGTGGAAAAATTGCGCAAGCAGCCTTTCGACTGCATCCTCATGGACGTGCAGATGCCGATAATGGACGGCCTTTCCGCCACAAAGGCCATTCGTGAGGACGAGGCGCTCGGCGCCATGCGCCGTATTCCCATCATCGCGCTCACGGCCCATGCCATGGCCGGACACAAGGCCAAGTTCCTGGCAGCGGGCATGGACGGATATCTCTCCAAACCCGTGGACATGGACGCGCTGAACCGCACCCTTTGCCAATTCCAAAACGAACTTCGTTCCGCGTGA